A stretch of the Rufibacter tibetensis genome encodes the following:
- a CDS encoding DUF5712 family protein, whose protein sequence is MYVKLVNPKIHGKTAYNNKGSCQQTLNYLIHEAKREAGEYDIFFDQTKDNLRLEIVRNAIDNNVKGLRSHQEKFFSLIIAPSETELRHIKNSDQLLRNYTRQVMELYASNFNLKEGRRLQSKNLLWFAAIHLEREYRGNDSEVLAGNARVGERRPGLQTHLHVIVSARDREQKITLNPGGRRGRFNLMNWQTACGRQFENQFNYSALETEKLRPRQRDSSRDAARAKRIGERVEALNLLLPKSSRLDGEQVKQIAVSRQYDKTFYRSLKHLEEVAREGLPLQNPYHLLRTGREKVAQQTSSRLQARHLLHAFRMALQPREDRSSHTEDIGERKGKRKGEIEIE, encoded by the coding sequence ATGTATGTTAAATTGGTAAATCCTAAGATCCATGGCAAAACAGCATACAATAATAAAGGGAGTTGCCAGCAAACATTGAACTACCTGATCCACGAAGCCAAAAGGGAGGCAGGGGAATACGATATTTTCTTTGACCAAACCAAGGATAACCTTCGCCTTGAAATTGTACGAAACGCCATTGACAACAATGTAAAAGGACTGCGTTCGCATCAGGAAAAATTCTTTTCCCTCATCATTGCGCCTAGTGAGACCGAACTTAGGCATATCAAAAACAGTGACCAACTCCTGCGAAACTATACCCGACAGGTGATGGAACTGTATGCCTCTAACTTCAACCTTAAAGAAGGGCGACGGCTTCAAAGCAAGAACCTCCTTTGGTTTGCCGCAATTCACCTGGAGCGGGAGTACAGGGGAAATGATAGTGAAGTACTGGCGGGAAATGCCCGGGTAGGGGAGAGGCGCCCCGGGCTGCAGACACATCTCCACGTAATTGTAAGCGCCAGGGACAGGGAGCAGAAGATCACCTTAAACCCTGGCGGAAGAAGGGGCAGGTTCAACCTGATGAACTGGCAAACAGCCTGTGGGCGACAATTCGAGAACCAGTTCAACTATTCAGCCTTGGAGACAGAGAAGCTCAGGCCTAGGCAGCGAGACTCCAGCAGGGATGCAGCCCGGGCTAAACGGATAGGAGAGCGCGTCGAGGCGCTCAATCTGCTTCTGCCTAAATCCAGTAGGCTGGATGGGGAACAGGTAAAGCAAATCGCCGTATCCAGGCAATATGATAAAACCTTCTATCGGTCTTTGAAACACCTGGAGGAAGTGGCCAGAGAGGGGTTGCCCCTGCAAAACCCCTATCACCTTCTGCGCACGGGGAGGGAGAAGGTGGCGCAGCAAACGTCCTCGAGGCTACAGGCCCGCCATTTATTGCACGCCTTCCGAATGGCGCTGCAGCCAAGGGAAGACAGATCTTCCCATACGGAAGATATAGGCGAAAGGAAAGGTAAAAGAAAAGGAGAGATCGAAATTGAATAG
- a CDS encoding BfmA/BtgA family mobilization protein — MSTVAHESIVREAKRLKLKNIEYIDAAIRYFSLRGLNPVEVEAREGTIIIQQIKKLRDQLFAYMQEEERSVLMPMLEKLIKIRLTTERVLRLQEVLLSTKSEEELKGIKEKVEQLRNQNEMAIQAQVKKVVREAKEYAPGKTRQKSSSI, encoded by the coding sequence ATGTCCACTGTCGCACATGAATCCATCGTCAGGGAGGCGAAACGCCTAAAGTTGAAAAACATCGAATACATCGATGCCGCCATCAGGTATTTCTCCTTGCGTGGGCTAAATCCGGTAGAGGTAGAGGCAAGGGAGGGAACCATTATCATACAGCAGATCAAAAAACTGAGAGACCAGCTCTTTGCTTATATGCAGGAGGAAGAAAGAAGCGTTTTGATGCCGATGTTGGAGAAGTTAATCAAAATCCGATTAACGACGGAACGTGTGTTGCGGCTGCAGGAAGTCTTGCTAAGCACTAAATCGGAAGAGGAACTGAAGGGAATAAAAGAAAAGGTGGAGCAACTCAGAAACCAAAACGAAATGGCTATACAAGCACAGGTAAAGAAGGTTGTAAGGGAAGCAAAAGAATATGCGCCAGGCAAAACACGGCAGAAGAGTTCCAGTATATAA
- a CDS encoding P-loop NTPase family protein: MSTCLAVDYKLKIAVLDCDYQQSIVKTRIHMDAANLEQLRETDPEANYPYDIFPMAMTKIFDFIDNPENDKYDLVILDLPGRADGNEIFDALTACDVVFVPLVSDYLDRASTADFMGILHSIKSVADKEGIAFAYYGLSTKRTNRREDREMDEYIDEIGLSRLNSSLGLRAAYSRPSTLFSLLNPAYLRYAGGDKTVSEEIKTLCEEIIEKLELPVHQLTTAKNESAE, translated from the coding sequence TTGTCTACTTGCCTGGCAGTGGACTACAAATTGAAAATAGCCGTGCTGGACTGCGATTACCAGCAAAGCATTGTGAAGACCCGGATCCATATGGATGCGGCGAACCTGGAGCAGCTCAGGGAAACAGACCCTGAGGCGAACTATCCTTATGACATTTTCCCGATGGCGATGACAAAAATATTTGATTTCATCGACAATCCGGAGAATGACAAGTATGACCTGGTGATCTTGGATTTACCGGGACGGGCAGACGGCAATGAGATATTCGACGCCTTGACGGCTTGTGACGTGGTATTCGTTCCTTTGGTGTCTGATTACCTGGACCGGGCCTCAACCGCGGATTTCATGGGGATTCTGCACTCGATAAAATCAGTAGCCGACAAGGAAGGGATCGCTTTTGCCTACTATGGGCTTTCCACCAAAAGGACGAATAGGAGGGAGGACAGGGAAATGGATGAGTACATTGATGAGATCGGGCTCTCCCGCCTGAACTCCTCCCTAGGGCTGCGGGCTGCGTATTCCCGCCCCTCGACCCTTTTCAGTCTGCTGAACCCAGCTTATCTGCGCTATGCGGGCGGGGATAAAACAGTGAGTGAGGAGATAAAAACCCTTTGTGAGGAAATCATAGAAAAGTTAGAGTTACCAGTGCACCAATTAACGACTGCGAAGAATGAATCAGCCGAATAA
- a CDS encoding TraM recognition domain-containing protein → MNIPSAKPLANQAQNLVLGLAVLMFSIVLGEYYMLTHPHAVYQARLEEKAFPQYGRKDSPTGKQIRSRKESLHPRDADAVPHPKPKLRERKQRLMNRLLLRAAGFYDKVGAPIRCAVLVASLSLLSVQKPSARRPGQPRRKPLGNRVRKLTLLLSALVYSLCAYVLVSISDYSFPFITYAYPIALAGAVGGSFVCGWVIARNKSPEFGLSTARKRMDSPNGFSLPTLDGGFINVPNAFRGSLVLGGAGAGKSFSIGEPIIEQFAEKNLAGIIYDFKFPVLAEVAQRALAMASIKRTIAKDESRQDGGSPEVQLHVINFRDLGRTERVNPLRAEDMPVVAFAEEYSRAIVHNLNTSTIRNPGEFFSSSAIAFLTAIIWFYRKNYPRYCTIPHVVATALHKDYRHVLSMLDTDPECGDLVRSLITAVESKADKQIAGVVATLQIILTRINSPEMVWVLTPDEERGEGFSLNLNDPAQPKLLCIGNDPTLKDSFSPVISCIITVALKLMNQQGKHPSYVFLDEAATIYVPGLEVIPATARSNKIATVYMSQDLSQMVDSYGREKMQVMVSNLNNWFIGKVNNMETAELISRVVGREEKEMVSLSEGSSTAGQGRRNRNRGQSVSFQERNLVRIQDAIALGQGEFIGQTVETDTPFFQGFISREDAPRERTPLEPFSHFTDRNEMAQGAEIQSTIVQANFRKVRDEVSETVELYPNLLAVGAE, encoded by the coding sequence ATGAACATTCCATCCGCTAAACCACTGGCAAACCAAGCCCAGAATTTAGTTTTAGGGCTGGCAGTGCTGATGTTTTCAATTGTCCTTGGGGAGTATTATATGTTAACCCATCCTCATGCCGTTTACCAGGCACGGCTCGAGGAAAAGGCTTTTCCGCAGTACGGGAGAAAAGATTCACCCACAGGTAAGCAGATAAGGAGCCGGAAAGAGAGCCTTCACCCCCGCGATGCAGACGCAGTGCCCCATCCTAAACCCAAATTGCGGGAAAGGAAACAGCGCCTAATGAACCGCCTCCTTTTGAGAGCCGCAGGATTCTATGACAAAGTGGGTGCCCCTATACGGTGTGCAGTATTGGTTGCCTCCCTATCCTTGTTGTCGGTGCAGAAACCCTCAGCCAGGAGACCGGGCCAGCCCCGCAGGAAGCCTTTGGGAAACAGGGTCAGGAAGCTAACCCTTCTGCTCAGCGCATTGGTTTATTCCCTCTGCGCGTACGTGTTGGTCTCCATCTCAGATTACAGCTTTCCATTTATCACCTACGCGTACCCCATTGCTTTGGCTGGGGCAGTTGGCGGCAGCTTCGTTTGTGGGTGGGTGATCGCGAGGAATAAGTCGCCTGAGTTCGGTCTCTCAACCGCGAGGAAGAGGATGGATTCGCCGAATGGATTTTCGCTTCCCACCCTGGATGGCGGGTTCATCAACGTGCCCAACGCTTTCCGGGGGAGTTTGGTGTTAGGGGGTGCCGGTGCCGGGAAGTCCTTTAGTATAGGGGAACCGATTATTGAGCAATTCGCCGAGAAGAACCTGGCGGGGATCATCTATGATTTCAAGTTTCCGGTATTGGCTGAGGTGGCGCAGCGTGCCCTGGCAATGGCCAGTATAAAAAGGACCATCGCCAAAGACGAGTCCCGGCAAGATGGGGGAAGCCCGGAAGTGCAGTTGCATGTCATCAACTTTCGGGACTTGGGGCGGACGGAGCGTGTCAATCCCCTGCGTGCGGAGGATATGCCGGTAGTCGCTTTCGCCGAGGAGTACAGCCGGGCCATCGTCCATAACCTGAACACAAGCACTATCCGTAATCCCGGGGAGTTTTTCTCATCCAGCGCAATAGCCTTCCTGACTGCGATTATTTGGTTTTACCGGAAGAACTACCCTCGGTACTGCACCATCCCGCATGTGGTTGCCACAGCCTTGCACAAGGATTACAGGCATGTGCTGAGCATGCTGGATACCGATCCGGAATGCGGGGATTTGGTGAGAAGCCTGATCACAGCCGTGGAATCGAAAGCGGATAAGCAAATCGCCGGGGTAGTCGCCACCCTGCAAATCATCCTGACCCGGATAAACAGCCCGGAGATGGTATGGGTCCTAACCCCGGACGAGGAGAGGGGGGAGGGGTTCTCCCTCAACCTCAACGACCCCGCGCAACCGAAGCTGCTGTGTATCGGCAATGACCCCACATTGAAGGATTCCTTCTCCCCGGTGATCAGCTGTATCATTACCGTGGCCCTGAAGCTGATGAACCAGCAAGGCAAACACCCCAGCTACGTTTTTCTGGACGAGGCAGCTACCATTTACGTGCCAGGGCTGGAAGTCATTCCGGCAACGGCGCGAAGCAATAAAATCGCCACCGTTTACATGAGCCAGGACCTGAGCCAGATGGTGGACAGCTACGGGCGGGAGAAAATGCAGGTGATGGTCAGTAATCTGAATAACTGGTTTATCGGCAAGGTGAACAATATGGAAACAGCGGAGCTGATCTCCAGGGTAGTAGGCCGTGAGGAAAAGGAGATGGTGTCCCTTAGCGAAGGGAGCAGCACGGCCGGGCAGGGGCGCCGAAACCGTAACCGCGGCCAAAGCGTCAGCTTCCAGGAGCGTAACCTGGTTCGGATCCAGGATGCCATCGCCTTGGGGCAGGGGGAATTCATTGGCCAGACCGTGGAGACAGATACTCCTTTCTTCCAGGGTTTCATCTCCCGGGAGGATGCCCCCAGGGAGCGGACGCCGTTGGAGCCCTTCTCCCATTTCACGGACCGCAATGAGATGGCCCAGGGGGCGGAAATACAAAGCACCATTGTGCAGGCGAACTTCCGGAAAGTGCGCGATGAGGTGAGTGAGACTGTGGAATTATACCCGAATTTATTGGCCGTGGGAGCAGAATAG
- a CDS encoding replication initiation protein, which translates to MESSDISAVEIRQHNALTTARYEMSACEMDIIFSLLSMLKKDDKIGTIYRLRVKTLEELTGRSWNYQRLLESTSNLRSREYHIEDKKQILQVGLLASALYIKGEGIIELEISERLRPYLIDLKNNFTSYRLQAVFSLSSKFAKRIYQICSQWKDIGETPKMSLHNFKVMLSLKDPAGKEPEQYEKISAFKKYVLDTAVNQINENTDLRISYELFKKGRNFEDIRLYVKNQIPQQIPIPFEEAVDDAKLAAARQHLETLEIKDPALVKKILEDPKLIRALFDFIFKMKTERIKAKSNPGGLFLTIHGLI; encoded by the coding sequence ATGGAATCATCTGATATATCAGCAGTAGAGATAAGGCAGCATAATGCCCTTACCACCGCAAGGTACGAAATGAGCGCCTGTGAAATGGACATCATCTTCTCTTTGTTGTCCATGCTGAAGAAAGACGACAAAATCGGCACGATCTACCGACTCCGGGTAAAGACCCTGGAGGAGCTGACGGGCAGGTCCTGGAACTACCAGCGCCTTCTCGAGTCAACCTCCAACCTCAGAAGCCGCGAATACCACATAGAGGACAAGAAGCAGATCCTGCAGGTGGGCCTTTTGGCTTCAGCCCTGTACATCAAAGGGGAGGGAATCATCGAACTGGAGATCTCTGAGCGCCTGCGCCCATATCTGATTGACCTGAAGAATAACTTCACCAGTTACCGGCTGCAGGCGGTTTTCAGCCTCTCAAGTAAATTTGCCAAGCGTATCTACCAGATATGTTCCCAATGGAAGGACATAGGGGAGACTCCGAAGATGTCACTCCACAACTTCAAGGTGATGCTGAGCCTGAAGGATCCCGCCGGAAAGGAACCGGAGCAGTACGAGAAGATCTCGGCTTTCAAAAAATATGTGCTCGACACGGCGGTGAACCAGATCAACGAAAACACGGACCTGCGCATCAGCTACGAGCTTTTCAAAAAAGGCCGCAACTTCGAGGACATCCGCCTGTATGTGAAAAACCAGATCCCACAGCAGATCCCCATTCCCTTTGAGGAAGCGGTGGACGATGCCAAACTCGCAGCGGCGCGGCAACACCTGGAGACCTTGGAGATCAAGGACCCGGCTTTAGTGAAGAAGATACTCGAAGACCCTAAGCTGATCAGGGCCTTATTTGATTTCATCTTCAAGATGAAAACCGAGCGCATCAAAGCGAAAAGCAACCCGGGAGGGCTTTTTCTCACGATTCACGGGTTGATTTAG